TTAGTATTGGCAACTCTAAACGATTCTGCTTGTACAGCATCTGCCATATTATAAGCAGTTTCAATTGGTGCAGGAGTTGCAAAAACGTGCTCTGTTAAAGCAGGATTTGCTAAAGACCACATGGTAAAAAAAGCAAACCAAGAAAAAAATTGAATTACACCCAATTTTTTCATGGTTGTTGGCATACTACCAATATTGTTTAAAATATCTGGAATAAAATTATTTTTCTTCGCCTTTTCAAGTTCAAACTCCTCCATATCTTCTGGAGGATATTCATCTGTTGTAAAAACAGTATACAATATACTCGCTAAAAAAACAAAAGCTCCAATTCCAAAGGCAACTTTTACAGACATTGGTACAACACCAGATGCAGCTTCATTACTAACTCCTAATTGAGAAACCATCCATGGTAAATTACTTGCAACCCAAGTTCCAATACCAATAATTAATGTTTGCACAACAAAACCATAAGATCTTTGAGACTGTGGTAATTTATCTGCAACTAAAGCTCTAAATGGCTCCATAGAAACGTTTATAGACGCATCTAAAATCCAAAGAAAACCAGCAGCAACCCATAATGCAGGAGAATGTGGTACAAAAAATAAGGCTAACGAACTAAAAACAGCACCTACTAAAAAGTAAGGTCTTCTTCTACCCCATTTTACACTCCAAGTTCTGTCACTCATATAACCGATTATGGGCTGTACAAGTAAACCAGTTAAAGGAGCTGCAATCCAAAGCATAGGAATATCTTCCTTTCCTGCTCCTAAAGTTTGAAAAATTCTTGACATAAATCCACCTTGAAGGGCGAATCCAAATTGTATTCCTAGAAATCCAAAACTCATGTTCCAGATTTGCCAAAAGCTTAATTTACGCTTTTCCATTATCGAATATTATTATAAAATTAATATTTCGATAAGTGTTTTAGACTTATCAACTATTATAAATTGTGGAATGTAATTTATTGATAAATCGTATTAAGGAAACAAATATAGGTTTATTTTATGATATTGATAAAAAACAGCAACTATTTTTACGACGACGGTTTCGTAAAATCTTCGTAAAACTAAAAATTTACGACGACGTTTTCGTGGATTCTCTGAGCTTTAAATCACTAGAAATCACAATTTTTTTAGGCTTATAAACCTCTGATTCTTTTTCGATTTTATCTATTAAAAGTTCTACGGCTTGTTTACCCATTGTAAAACCATGCTGTGCCATTGTTGTGATTGTTGGTGATGAATATTCAGAGATTAAACCGTCTGTAAAACCAATAATAGACAATTCATTTGGCACATGCAAACCCCTCTCTTTAGCTATTTTCATTGCGTTTGCTGCATATATTTCGTTTACAGCAAAAACCCCATCTATATCTTTATTAAAAACTTTTTCAATTTGCTCTTTAATATCGTTGTTTTCATCAATTTCAACTATTAAACTGGCATCTGTTTTAATGTAATTTTCTATCAAAGCTTTCTCATAACCTTGTCTTCTTAATGCACCTACATTTACATGGTTAGGAGTTGTAATTAAAGCTATTTTTTTAACACCATTATCTAACAAATATTTCGTTGCTTTATACCCAGCACCAACATCGTCTACGACTACTTTATCACATAAAATTTCGTCTACAACTCGATCAAAAAGCACCAAAGGAATCTCTTCTGAAACCAAATCTACAAAATGTTTAAAGTCTTTATTCTTAAGGGTTTCATTAGCTATAGAGACAATAATACCATCTACACTTCCATTCGATAATACCTTTAAAGTTTCTACTTCTTTTTTGTAAGATTCATTAGAGAAACAAACCATAATATTATAGCCTTTTTTATTGGCACCTTCTTCAATTCCCATAATTACTGTAGAGAAAAAATGGTGTACAATTTTAGGTAAAATCACCCCTATAACTTTCGTTTTTTGATTGCGTAATTGTAGGGCTAAATGATTGGGTTTGTAATTAAAAAGATTGGCATACGCTTGAATTTTATCTTTCGTTTCTGAACTTATTTCATGACTATCTCTCAAAGCCTTAGAAACTGTAGATGTAGAAACCCCTAATTCTTTGGCAATTGTTTTTATGGTAATTTTTTGCTTCATTTTTTATCGAAAAGAAAATTATGATTCAATTTACAGCTAATTTAATGAATTTTATACAGAAAAAGTTATTAACACGAAACCGATTTCGTAGATTTTCTATTGTATATTATCCTATATATGTTCTATTTTTACATATGTGGAATGTCAATTTATTGTTAACCTAAACCAAATTTACAGTTATTATTTAACAAATTATACATGAAAAAATTTAAATTATTATTAATTGGAATTCTTTTAACTTCTTCCTTTACGATGTTTGCTCAACAAACCGTAAAAGGTTTAGTTAAAGAAAAATCATCTGGGGAACTTTTACCTGGCGTAAGTGTAGTAATCAAAGGGACAGTTAGAGGAGCCGAAACAGATTTTGATGGAAACTTTACAATTGAAAGAGTAAGCTCTGGAGACGTGCTTGTTTTTAGATATCTTGGTTATGCAACCAAAGAAGTTGTAATTGCATCTAATTTTAACATTACTGTAGAGTTAGAACAGTCGTTAGAACAACTAGATGAAATTGTTGTTGTAGGTTATGGAACTACAACTGTAAAAGATGCAACTGGTTCTGTAGAAGCTATTACTGCTAAAGAATTTACTAAAGGTAACATTGTTACTCCAGAAAATTTATTAAGTGGTAGAGTTGCTGGTGTAAATATTGTAACGAGTGGTGCACCTGGTGCTGGTTCTCAAATTAGAATTCGTGGAGGGTCTTCACTAAACGCATCAAACGATCCTTTAATTGTTATTGATGGTTTACCATTAACAGGTGTTAACTTATCAAGTATCAACCCAAATGATATAGAATCTTTTTCAGTTTTAAAAGATGCTTCTGCAACTGCAATTTATGGTTCTAGAGGTGCGAACGGAGTTATCATCATTTCTACAAAAAAAGGTAGAAGTGAATATACTTTAGATTATGATTATCAGATAGCTTTTGGAGAAGTAAAAGATAGAATTAGCGTATTTGATGCAGATTCTTTTAGAAGTTTAGTGGCTGCTCAAAGACCTGGTGATGTTGGTATGCTTGGAACTGCAAATACAAATTGGCAAGATGAAATTTTACAAAAATCGGTTTCTACGCAACATAATTTAACTGCAAGAGGACAAATCTTTGGTTTTATGCCAACAAGACTTTCTGTAAATTTTTCAGAAATTGAAGGAAATATTTTAACATCTCAATTTGATAGAGCCAATGTTTCATTGTCTTTGAATCCATCTTTTTTTGATAATCATTTAAAAGTAGGCCTTAATTATAACAGAGCTTTTATAAACGCAAGATCTGCTGATGCTGGCCAAGTAAATGCTGCTTTACGTTACGATCCTACGCAACCTGTTTATGATCCAACCTCTCCTTTTGGAGGTTTTTATCAACATATAACAAGAACACCTAATGGTATTTTAGTTGATAATGGAACTAGAAATCCTGTTGCATCTTTATTACAAAGTAACAATAACGAAAATACTTTTAGACAGTTTGGTAATTTAAAACTAGATTATAAATTACACTTCTTACCAGAGGTAACTGCAACTGTTTCTGTAGGTTTTGATAAATCTATTCAAGAAGGTACTTTTTTTAATCCTTTAAATAGCCCTGCTAATTTTAATGATTTATTTGTAGGTGGAGAAGGTAGCTTTTTAAACGAGTATAATAACGAAAATTTAGATGCTTATTTAACTTATAACAAAACATTTGGAAAGTTAAAAACGGATGCAATGGTTGGTTATAACTATCAATCTTTTGAAAGTTCTGGTAATAGTACAGGTAATCTTAGAAACCCAAATGATACCGGTTTTACATCTTATGTAAATACTCCAGTTGTTTTAGTTGGTTTTATTGGTAGAGTAAATTTAACCTATAACGAAAAATATCTTTTAACCTTAAACTATAGAAGAGATGGTACTTCTAGATTTGGTCCAGACAGTAGATGGGGTAATTTTGGTGGAGCATCTTTAGCATGGAGAATAAGTGACGAAGATTTCTTAAAAGAAAATGAAGTTATTTCTGACTTAAAATTAAGAGCTTCTTATGGTATAAATGGACAACAAGAAGGTATTCAAGGAGATTTGTATTTAGATAGATATCGTTTTGGAAACCAAGGTTCTAATTATATTTTTGGTGGTGTGCCAATTCAATCTACAATACCTTCTGAAAGAAGTAATTTAAGATGGGAAGATGTTGCAACTATAGAGTTTGGTATTGATTATGGATTATTTAACAACAAATTAACTGGATCTTTGAATGCTTTTCAAAAAAATTCGACAAACTTAATATCAGATGCTCCAGTTGCAGATGGCTCTAACTTTACAAACAGAGTTTTACAAAATATTGGAGACTTACAAGTAAATGGTGTTGAATTTTCTATAAATGCAGATGTGATTAAAACTGAAGATTTTAACTGGAATTTTAATTTGAATGCTACCTATTTAGATAGAGAAATTAAAGAATTAGCTTTAGATCAAGATATTACAACTGGAGGAATTGCAGGTGGTACAGGTAATTTTGTTCAGTTATTTAGCGAAGGTTTTGCACCTAACGCTTTTTTCTTGTACAAACAATTGTATGATACAAATGGAGACCCAATAGAAGGTGGTTACGCAGATTTGAATGGAGATGGAATCTTAAATCAACAAGATAGGTACCTAAAAGAAGATCCTCAAGGAAATGTAACGTTTGGTTTTCAATCAAATTTTAATTACAAAAATTTTGATTTAGCTTTTAACTTAAGAGCTAGTGTTGGTAACTATGTTTACAATAATGTAAATTCTAGTTTAGCACAATATGATCTTATTCAAGACAATGCTGTTTTAGGAAATATACCAACATCAGTTTTAGAAACTAATTTCAATAGTACTTCAGATGTTATACTTTCTGATATTTATTTAGAAAACGCATCTTTTTTAAGAATGGACAACATAACTTTAGGATACACTTTTGATAGACCTATCAAAAAATTTGCATCAAACAGCATCCGTTTATGGGCTGGTATGCAAAATGTTTTTATACTTTCTGACTATTCTGGTTTAGATCCAGAAGTTTTTAATGGTATTGATAATAATATATACCCAAGACCAAGAACTATTTTGGTTGGTGCTAACATTAAATTTTAATAAATAATTAATAATGAGAAAAATATTTAAAATAGAAAAAATAGCAATCCTATTTTTGATTATGGTTGTTTCGCTATCATCTTGTACAAAAGATTTAGACATTACACCACAAGATGATCAAGATTTATTAGGAGAAGATTTTTTTGCAAAAGAAACTGCCTATAAAGAATTATTAGCGGGTGTTTATGCTAATTTATCTTTAACAGGTGTAGATGGAGAAGGTTCATCAAACATTGATGGTTTAGATGCAGGAACAAGTCAGTTTGGTAGAGTATTATTATACTTACAAACCTTATCTGCAGATCAAATGATTTGGTCTTATGAAAATGATCCAGGAACTCGTGAAATTCAACGTAATATTTGGAATGCAGATGATCCTATCATTTATGGAATGTTTGGTAGAACGCATGTAACCATTGCTTTTGCTAACAATTTTTTGAGAGAAACTACTGACGAAAAATTAACTGAACGAAATGTATCTGATGCTACAAGAA
The DNA window shown above is from Polaribacter sp. Hel_I_88 and carries:
- a CDS encoding MFS transporter — encoded protein: MEKRKLSFWQIWNMSFGFLGIQFGFALQGGFMSRIFQTLGAGKEDIPMLWIAAPLTGLLVQPIIGYMSDRTWSVKWGRRRPYFLVGAVFSSLALFFVPHSPALWVAAGFLWILDASINVSMEPFRALVADKLPQSQRSYGFVVQTLIIGIGTWVASNLPWMVSQLGVSNEAASGVVPMSVKVAFGIGAFVFLASILYTVFTTDEYPPEDMEEFELEKAKKNNFIPDILNNIGSMPTTMKKLGVIQFFSWFAFFTMWSLANPALTEHVFATPAPIETAYNMADAVQAESFRVANTKFQESSNSVGSAMGIYGLSSMAFALLLTLYTSKRNINRKYVHMFSLILGGIGFLAMSYASPENLKYCFVLVGFAWGSILSMPYAMLSSSVDPKKMGVIMGIFNMFIVIPQIIAALGGINYVSSLLGDEAINAMTVAGISLVIAGLCNLLITNKNAISYQEEEI
- a CDS encoding SusC/RagA family TonB-linked outer membrane protein; the encoded protein is MKKFKLLLIGILLTSSFTMFAQQTVKGLVKEKSSGELLPGVSVVIKGTVRGAETDFDGNFTIERVSSGDVLVFRYLGYATKEVVIASNFNITVELEQSLEQLDEIVVVGYGTTTVKDATGSVEAITAKEFTKGNIVTPENLLSGRVAGVNIVTSGAPGAGSQIRIRGGSSLNASNDPLIVIDGLPLTGVNLSSINPNDIESFSVLKDASATAIYGSRGANGVIIISTKKGRSEYTLDYDYQIAFGEVKDRISVFDADSFRSLVAAQRPGDVGMLGTANTNWQDEILQKSVSTQHNLTARGQIFGFMPTRLSVNFSEIEGNILTSQFDRANVSLSLNPSFFDNHLKVGLNYNRAFINARSADAGQVNAALRYDPTQPVYDPTSPFGGFYQHITRTPNGILVDNGTRNPVASLLQSNNNENTFRQFGNLKLDYKLHFLPEVTATVSVGFDKSIQEGTFFNPLNSPANFNDLFVGGEGSFLNEYNNENLDAYLTYNKTFGKLKTDAMVGYNYQSFESSGNSTGNLRNPNDTGFTSYVNTPVVLVGFIGRVNLTYNEKYLLTLNYRRDGTSRFGPDSRWGNFGGASLAWRISDEDFLKENEVISDLKLRASYGINGQQEGIQGDLYLDRYRFGNQGSNYIFGGVPIQSTIPSERSNLRWEDVATIEFGIDYGLFNNKLTGSLNAFQKNSTNLISDAPVADGSNFTNRVLQNIGDLQVNGVEFSINADVIKTEDFNWNFNLNATYLDREIKELALDQDITTGGIAGGTGNFVQLFSEGFAPNAFFLYKQLYDTNGDPIEGGYADLNGDGILNQQDRYLKEDPQGNVTFGFQSNFNYKNFDLAFNLRASVGNYVYNNVNSSLAQYDLIQDNAVLGNIPTSVLETNFNSTSDVILSDIYLENASFLRMDNITLGYTFDRPIKKFASNSIRLWAGMQNVFILSDYSGLDPEVFNGIDNNIYPRPRTILVGANIKF
- a CDS encoding LacI family DNA-binding transcriptional regulator; the encoded protein is MKQKITIKTIAKELGVSTSTVSKALRDSHEISSETKDKIQAYANLFNYKPNHLALQLRNQKTKVIGVILPKIVHHFFSTVIMGIEEGANKKGYNIMVCFSNESYKKEVETLKVLSNGSVDGIIVSIANETLKNKDFKHFVDLVSEEIPLVLFDRVVDEILCDKVVVDDVGAGYKATKYLLDNGVKKIALITTPNHVNVGALRRQGYEKALIENYIKTDASLIVEIDENNDIKEQIEKVFNKDIDGVFAVNEIYAANAMKIAKERGLHVPNELSIIGFTDGLISEYSSPTITTMAQHGFTMGKQAVELLIDKIEKESEVYKPKKIVISSDLKLRESTKTSS